aaaacaatTAGTTGGGAGTGGGAAGATTCCAAGAACAATGGTTAATCATGTAATTATAATCAATTGACTTATTGTCGACATCACTCGTACATCattcacaaaattaattttcatttatcattaaaaaaatattaataatatcatatatgtttttaaatttttacgcCCGAAACTATTTcgaataaaagtaaataataaaaaaaaattgagaaccTATGTCATAGGCTtggtgttaggaatcatgactctctacaatggtatgatattgtccNATCAATCAATTCTATGGTCAAATGTCAACGGTAGTCGATATCAACGGTTGTGATTGACTCTTCCGAAGTCCGCTATCTTCCTCGACCGATTCGCACAGAGATGAGGCTTCCCCGGAACCCTAAGATTGCCGGAGAAAGAAACTTCCGGCGGCATTACCTTCTGATTCCAATTCCGGTTGGGACTTGCTCGTACCAGAGGGCTCAAACAAAATGCGAATCCTGAAACGTTCTGTTTGTGCCCTAATTTCTCTCGTTTAGCCGATCCAGGAATCGTCATTGGAGATTGTTGAAACTTCTGAGAAATTGGAGAACGACCGTGACTTTCGCACTCTTCTTCATCCGATTCCGATATTATCGCCGGTGACATTCCGCGTNctccttaatcgaggctcgactcatttctttggagccctcgaacaaaatgcACCATTTATTcaacactttagtcacttttgactacaccttcgagactcacNGCGACATTCCGCGTTTATTCGTTTGACAATGATGCCTCCGTTCGGCACCAGCGATCGATTCCTCAACTGTCGCAAGGCTCGATTGCTGCTTAATCCGACGGCCGTTCAAGATCGTCGAGAACCACGACGGCGATAAAGAAGCCGAATCAGAAGCGTGCGATTCGTGAGAAGGACTTTTGTGCTTCTTCTCGAATTTCTCGGATCTAGATTTAAAAAGCTTCGACCAGAGCGAAAATTTACTCCTCTTTTTCCGATCGAACGAACCTGTAGTAACGAATGTAGAGTTCGCAGTGTTATTCGTTCTGTAATCAGGTCCGATTTGCGGAGTACTGTAAAATCGCTGATGGCGATTGCGGCGATTTCCTTCGCGATCGAGATCGCTCAACAAACCTTCATCCGATTTCAAACGATGATCATAAGGAGAAACAGAACGAAGAAAAACAAGCGGCGGTGGCGGAAGAGGTCTATCTTCCGCCGCACGATTATCGCCGGAAACGGCGGCACGGATCTCCGATTGCTTCTCCGCTTGTGCCTGAGCAGCGATAATCAAAAAAAGACGCTCCCGTAAACAGGAAGCACAGACGCCGATGCTACTGCTGCAGTCAAACTGGTGCTTCTTGCACCTCATTTACTAacgaaaatagaaaaatcGAACTCGGAGCGGCGTTTCAATGGCGGATCGTGAAGATTTCCGGCGAATTTTGAACGATGAAAACGAAAAGAACTCGGATGAAGAAACTTCACTGAAAATGGAAACGAAATTTTGCGAGGCGAGAGACGCTGGTTGGTTTACAGTAATTATNTTAGGAGAATTTGTTGACTAACTCAAAATTGATAGGATCGATAACCCGAGAAACTAGAATAGagttaaaaattcaacccaactggtagaatttttttaattattttatcaataataactaaaatatcataaagtttaaagataattacaatttttcattaatatttgatacaaacgtccaaatatttttaattttcatattaattttaattttttttcttaaacttatTTGGCataatttaacccaaaaaagaacaaggaaATTCCACAAATCCCAAATCCCAAAGTCTAATTATtcgtgtttgtttgttttttggggtgtattgataataaattaatgcAAATGGTCATAGGAAGAATAGCAAAGAAACTAATCCCCGACATCGCGTGGCCTTTTATCGCAGAGGAAAAAGgatttaaaattcttaaaaagaaaactggaGGGGTAGAATCGTACATTTGCCAATAGTATCACCATCACCAATCAATTCTATGGTCAAATGTCAACGGTAGTCGATATCAACGGTTGTGATTGACTCTTCCAAAGTCCGCTATCTTCCTCGACCGATTCGCACAGAGATGAGGCTTCCCCGGAACCCTAAGATTGCCGGAGAAAGAAACTTCCGGCGGCATTACCTTCTGATTCCAATTCCGGTTGGGACTTGCTCGTACCAGAGGGCTCAAACAAAATGCGAATCCTGAAACGTTCTGTTTGTGCCCTAATTTCTCTCGTTTAGCCGATCCAGGAATCGTCATTGGAGATTGTTGAAACTTCTGAGAAATTGGAGAACGACCGTGACTTTCGCACTCTTCTTCATCCGATTCCGATATTATCGCCGGTGACATTCCGCGTTGAATCGTTTGACAATGATGCCTCCGTTCGGCACCAGCGATCGATTCCTCAACTGTCGCAAGGCTCGATTGCTGCTTAATCCGACGGCCGTTCAAGATCGTCGAGAACCACGACGGCGATAAAGAAGCCGAATCAGAAGCGTGCGATTCGTGAGAAGGACTTTTGTGCTTCTTCTCGAATTTCTCGGATCTAGATTTAAAAAGCTTCGACCAGAGCGAAAATTTACTCCTCTTTTTCCGATCGAACGAACCTGTAGTAACGAATGTAGAGTTCGCAGTGTTATTCGTTCTGTAATCAGGTCCGATTTGCGGAGTACTGTAAAATCGCTGATGGCGATTGCGGCGATTTCCTTCGCGATCGAGATCGCTCAACAAACCTTCATCCGATTTCAAACGATGATCATAAGGAGAAACAGAACGAAGAAAAACAAGCGGCGGTGGCGGAAGAGGTCTATCTTCCGCCGCACGATTATCGCCGGAAACGGCGGCACGGATCTCCGATTGCTTCTCCGCTTGTGCCTGAGCAGCGATAATCAAAAAAAGACGCTCCCGTAAACAGGAAGCACAGACGCCGATGCTACTGCTGCAGTCAAACTGGTGCTTCTTGCACCTCATTTACTAacgaaaatagaaaaatcGAACTCGGAGCGGCGTTTCAATGGCGGATCGTGAAGATTTCCGGCGAATTTTGAACGATGAAAACGAAAAGAACTCGGATGAAGAAACTTCACTGAAAATGGAAACGAAATTTTGCGAGGCGAGAGACGCTGGTTGGTTTAcagtaattatttatatttataaatggaTTGTGCTTTTTCGAAAAACGGAACCTGacagcctttttttttttttttttaatataattttttaaacattaattaaaataatcatttaattaaaattaggataaatatgaataattGTTTCCCCGTATCTGTGTCGTTTGAATTTCACACCTTCCGctgtaattttctttatttggcaacgattttctttctaaataattcaaatatctatttttaaaaaaaaaacggtatattaattatttatttatttttgttataatttccatttttattaataacatttataaaattaaattatattcccCGATTGAGTTAGATTGGGTTGAATAAATGCTTACCCGACCAACTTAAAATTTCGAGTTTGTTGCATTTGTTACCTAAACGATTCAAATAGGACTTACAACCGAACCAGATGAATTGAGTTCAGTTAtcgagttatttttttaaccgaACTCACaatacatgttacattaataattaaaatttcacaaaaacCAATTATCAAGTATTCGCACGTTACAATGCATCATTAACATCggttacaaatgtcaaatattgttaattttCGTAATAATCTCGACAACCGGATAGGATTAGATTAAGTTATAACTTCATTTTTGAACGGTTTGAGTTGACCCAGTAAAAAAATGACGACTCGAGAACCGACCCgaattttttaggttaaaaaagtTCAACTCGACCTTACTTTTATGGTTTAGATTTAGTAGTCTAAGTTGATCGAGTCATCGATggtaatttattaaaaaaataaaataaataaataaagaaaaaagcgGCCGCTTAAGAGTTGAAAGGGTAAACGGCGTCGTTGCTTTCTATAATTAGTTATATAATAAGTTATGTACGGACAATAATTTTATGACAAATCATGGTAGGTTTAAAAAACagttaatagataataaattcagttttaatattttattttgatgatttttatgatttaataaaattttataatctcgAACCTCGTCAACTAGTCAGATCCTACTTACAAATAAATTTCTTCCGTATCTAAAATGATTCATCTTTAAACTCTCAACGAACATCGGTAATTTAATATCGAGAACTGGTTTGTGTTCGTTATTGAGTCTACGCTCGTTCTTTTCTAGCTTGATTCCGCTCGTATGCTCGTTACATTGTTCGACCGAACTCGTTGGTTCTACGCTCTATTCAGTCAAAACCCAATTCGATAGTCTTTTTTCCGAGATTCCGCTCTTACCTCATTTGCCTTTAGGAGGCCTTAAGTGAGAAGCTTTCTTCTCGAAAAAATAAGAATGGAAAAAACGACTCTTTCAATAATTCATTTGGTTTGGTAAAATTCTAACAGTCTCTATTATCTCGAACATTCTACTGAacctaaatattaattattatattaaattataaaattttattttaaaaataattatttgaagataacttaaaaaaatNTTCGTAATAATCTCGACAACCGGATAGGATTAGATTAAGTTATAACTTCATTTTTGAACGGTTTGAGTTGACCCAGTAAAAAAATGACGACTCGAGAACCGACCNACTTCATGTATATTTAAACACTttcgaaatattttttaaattgttctaaagttcaagggtatttttaaaattttattatttagttcgagaatattattaaaattttgtattttaaaaatatatttattaacttatttatatatatatatatatatatatatatatatatataNATggtaatttattaaaaaaataaaataaataaataaagaaaaaagcgGCCGCTTAAGAGTTGAAAGGGTAAACGGCGTCGTTGCTTTCTATAATTAGTTATATAATAAGTTATGTACGGACAATAATTTTATGACAAATCNATTCTATGTActtcgacatgatcaatcttgcttgtggagtgattcgaatctcaaacaagtgtttaaaaaatgcattaaTGGATCCacgaattatatttttcaacaaaagaaAGTTTCCATTTCCAccaaaatttggaattttggAAATGAATTATTCAAAGctttatttttgtcatttaataaataaatatacgaCAAACACTTGTGAGCAAATAGGTAatataaacatataatttaattaacaagttggaaaaattataaataataaataatattttattttatgaaattatatataattttgagaaCGTCtcgtttaataattatttgatatttttataatggtaaaaaataatcatttaatttcttaataaacacaaaatttaattatatgtcTAATATTGGAAATAAACCGTTAAAAATacagttaaattttaaaagtttatttaatataatttcagtAAATTGGTCTGACAAAACCTACTCTTAACAACcaactttttaatgttaattttgaaagttcatgGTACTAACcgtaattttatatatttatttatttttaaatatttaaaaatatttttatgaattaaaaaaaaatatagcatttttttttaaattaaaaaatttaagagtaatGAATCTAAAACTTCATGTATATTTAAACACTttcgaaatattttttaaattgttctaaagttcaagggtatttttaaaattttattatttagttcgagaatattattaaaattttgtattttaaaaatatatttattaacttatttatatatatatatatatatatatatatatatatatatatatatatatatatatatatatatatatatatatatatNNNNNNNNNNNNNNNNNNNNNNNNNNNNNNNNNNNNNNNNNNNNNNNNNNNNNNNNNNNNNNNNNNNNNNNNNNNNNNNNNNNNNNNNNNNNNNNNNNNNNNNNNNNNNNNNNNNNNNNNNNNNNNNNNNNNNNNNNNNNNatatatatatatatatatatatatatatatatatatatatatatatatttgcaattctatgtacttcgacatgatcaatcttgcttgtggagtgattcgaatctcaaacaagtgttcttgcgttgagatatttgatcaacaagaatcattcaagctagacaagatcgatcttgcttgtggagtgattcgaatctcaaactaTGTtattgccttgagatattcgatcaacacggtaattcgaatcttactccccttgtagtgatttccacatatcatttggtatcagagcttcaggctTAAGattggattaccttgttgatcgaatatctcaaggcaataaaattgtttgagattcgaatcactccacaaacaagatcgatcatgtctagcttgaatgattcttgttgatcaaatatctcaatgcaataacacttgtttgagattcgaatcactccacaaacaagattgatcatgtcgagctggaatgattctacatgcaacttaaactaaacttttatatatatatatatatatatatatatatgcgtGTCTGATTAACGTATTTGTTACAAGGTATGTGAGAGCACCCAATATGAACATGAAGACCATGTATGGCGGCAATCATAATTGGGGAGTGCCTTTTCAAACTGCGCCATAAGTGTGTACATGACTATAGAATGAAGCCCCAACGGCTTGAATTTACacataaataacaaaaatatacattttttaatccaaaaaataatttaattaatttaataaaataagatgtttttttaataaaaataaataatcaccATTTTAATTCGAGATTAGTGAGtgtttaaaagattaaaataatatgataaatCCAGTCTAATTCACACGTTGGGGTcagataaattaaaattttatctgTGATCGGTGAATTTCCCTGAATCTATATTAAGTTGactagaagaagaagaaattcgaatttattgtaaattttaaaagattgtttttttttataaatataattataatataattttcttatttcatattaattattattattttttaatgttttaagttGACGTCAAATGGGAAGtcaactttatatatatatatataaaacaattatttattttagttattttacaaaaatagtgaacatagaattagaaaaaaatataataaataaataagactcgatgaataaaaataaataaataaatttgaatgggataattcatcatcttaaaaaaaatgattttattttattttttaatattcttgaGTTGATTTTACacgctatatatatatatataattatttaaattttgttagtaCTATAGTCGAGAAAAAAATGTGACAACCAGCAAAAAGTCGTGACTTGTAGTGAGGAGAGTTCCTAATTTACTAATTAATCgataatttttcttcttttaaatgtcggaatatgaatttaatatattagccgtagaaaaaataattaaaattataatcgAAGTTGGTTGGGTAAACAAAGTTAAAGTCAAAGTAAAACGTGTTTAAGAGTTGAgctaaaaacatttttatcaatattaAGAGTAGTTCTAGAAtgttatttcattttagtccttatattattaaaattttaaattagtctCACTTTTAACGGATCAAGTTAATCagattttaaaagtataggtactaaaatgaatattttaataatggagggaccaaaataataaatataaaaaaatttgtttgggaagaaaaagaaaggaagcaataatgagaaaatgaaTGGGTTAGTTGAGTAGGATAATTTAGGCATTTGCAATAACTGGTCCCCCAACTAtgtataaatttgaatttagacCACTAAAGTTGGAGTTATTTCCTTTTGGCCGCGTCACGGTTTAGGCACGTGCTACTCTGGCGCTGGATTGTTTGGTGGCTATGGTGGGCCCACCTCAGGGGCGGGCGGCCCACTACACAATTAACGACTTTAAATCCCAATCCTCACTGCTTGAATAGTCTAGCCCGCCAGAcaattaggattttttttttttttaaataaaaaaataaaaaaataaagtcatattttattcatggtttttcttttaataaaaaataaaaataaaaagtcaacatatatatatatatatatatttttttttgttaataaaaaaatcgcaattttagtttatatatatgattCAACCCTTAGCCAGCTGACATTTGTATAGATGTTCGTATGTTtgagttgtaaattttttcaacccaattcaatctaacaataattttgttaaGCTTAGTTGATTCGAATGGTTCGGGTCgtttattcaaaaaatttattatttttttaataaaagtaaaatatatatttatttatttttaaacatttaaatcaaaattaccgctcaatttcaataaataaatatatatatatatatatggtataaaTAGTAATGGACGTTTTTTAAGATAtaatcatcattttttaaagataattttcatacctctcatttactcgatattttattttattattatttaaggtATATCTTTAAgttgattttaattattacttgTTATTGTCGTGTTTTGTTGACTTTTTATCAATTAATAATTGGAGGTCGGAGAAAATTAGAGAATAATGgataatgattataaataaaataaaagtaacaaCGTAAAGTCAAATTCTTATcgcttaattattttaaggaaaaaaaaaatcgagtgaAAGTGCGACGGGTCAAAAACCGAATAAATTGTATCATTTTCTTACTTTATAATATGTTATAAAGTAGTTATGCCTAAATTCTCCTTTTTGGGAAAAgcttattataaaataataataagaataataattaaagttaGAAAAGTAAATTAGAGCACATGCTTCACATTTACATATGAATGGGAAGCTAGGTGCCCATACCcttttattcttcaattttattccATTCTAATGTTAAGGttaattaattgtaattagacttaatttgaatttaatttgggTGCGtactattttaatattttcgaGGGGAgctcttaaaatttgaattattctcaatatttatattattattaaatgctATCATTTTTTTGGACAACCATTGTGACAAAATATTAATGCTTCGAAACTatagagttttttttagtgCGACTTATTTgagataaaattcaaattttaaagatatttttattattattattttttttttttaaaataaatatcacaAACAGGTGTTTTACGTGGTTTACAGTTCTTCGAGATTGAGTTATAACTTGTTTATACAGAGCGGTTTGAAATATTTCGTTTAAACGCTCTAGACGAAAGGACGTAGGAGGTCGATTCAGATACTCCACACTCACTCATACATAGTGGTTTGAAATATTCCGTTCAAATGCTCGAGATGAAAGGACGTAGGAGGTCGATTCAGATACTTCGCACTCACTCATATAGAGCGGTTTGAAATATTTCGTTCAAACGCTTGAGACGAGAGGACGTAGGAGGTCGATTCATATGCTCCACACTCACTCATATAGAGCGGTTTGAAATATACTGTTCAAATGCTCGAGACGAAAGGGCGTAGTAGGTCGATTCAGATACTCCACACTCACTCATGCAGAGAGGTTTGAAATATACTGTTCAAATGCTCAAGACGAAAGTATGTAGGAGGTCGATTTGGATACTCCACACTCACTCATACAGAGCGGTTTGAAATATTCCGTTCAAACGCTCGAGACGAGAGGACGTCGGAGGTCGATTCAGATACTCCACACTCACTCATACAGAGCGGTTTGAAATATTCCGTTCAAACGCTCGAGACGAGAGAACTTAGGAGGTCGATTCAAATACTCCACACTCACTCATATAGAGCGGTTTGAAATATTCTGTTTAAACGCTCGAGACGAAAGGACGTAGGAGGTTGATTCGGATACTCCCCACTCACTCATATAGAGCGGTTTGAAATATTCCGTTCAAACGCTCGAGATGAAAGGACTTAGGAGGTCGATTCATATACTCCACACTCGCTCATACAGAGCGGTTTGAAATATTCCGTTCAAACGCTCCAGACGGAAGGACCTAAGAAGTCGATTAAGATACTACACCCgtattaacaaatattttaacatttaattcagtatctaataaattaggCCTAAAATAtaaccctttattttttttttatattttttcttttttttttgttctattctttttttaatcccttccttttgtattatatatcattaatagttcttttaattaatatgtcgatatttataattttacgactaattactaaataaaaaattaaataattatttatctatcATAAGATAAATATTAATTCGATAAAAACCGTGTCACGTGATAATTTAACTTGAAACTCGAAAAATCCAAATGAATTAAAAGGGAAGTTGGGCCTACTTCAAAAACTAAGGCCTACCAAATAAGATTAAATCCGACACAGATGTAACTAAAGTCCGACCTACCCAAAGTACGAATACAACAATTTGGTCAGTGTTGCAATCGTTACCCTAAATTCAAACAACGTTCCAAACGTTTGCCCGGTAGATGTAATCGTGATTGACGAAGATACTTGTTTTGGGGCGATGGTTCGAGATGCTTAAAGGATGCTTGCTACAAATCTGTTCAAATTTATGATCGGAACAGTAGAATTAATGTATCTTCGTAACCCAAAACGATATAAATATGAGTTGAAGTACGTCTCGAGTGGGTGAGTTGCACAGTCATTTTTTGTGCTCGACGTGTTGCTTTGTATACTAAAAAAACGtcttatataaattttaaaatctataaatttaaacgcacttattaaataattaattatatatataattagaattataattcatagaaaataaaattcaaatattattttgtaactcaaccatatattataaaaatttaaatttcattaatataacatattgtttaattaattaattattaatattacaatactaataataaataaattaatgtaaatgaTTAAGTTTAGGGGAGAAATCAATACTaaaattaggattttttttggggaaaaaattaaggaaaataGTTACTATAATATGTTCATTCCAAAATTGAGTATTATACgccaaaatttattaattatcaaTATTACATATTGTTCCCTCCATCACGTTCAATCTCTTTCTCGCCGGATCTCACACCGGGAAGCTCTCTGCGTCTGAAACTTTCCAGTTGTGTTGAAGAAGCCATTGAAATCAGCTGAATGACGAAGTGGAATTCTCTATCTGCTTCGCTTATGAAGCGGCTGAAGCTTGACTACCAGATGAAGAACAGTATTCCGGCGATAGCACAGGCGAGATCCTTCACTACAAGCGAGGGGCATCGTCCTACCATTATTCATAAACGTAGTCTCGATATTCTTCACGATCCGTGGTTTAATAAAGTAAGCCTTTCGCTACT
This portion of the Cucurbita pepo subsp. pepo cultivar mu-cu-16 chromosome LG08, ASM280686v2, whole genome shotgun sequence genome encodes:
- the LOC111799804 gene encoding uncharacterized protein LOC111799804 isoform X2 gives rise to the protein MRCKKHQFDCSSSIGVCASCLRERLFLIIAAQAQAEKQSEIRAAVSGDNRAAEDRPLPPPPLVFLRSVSPYDHRLKSDEGLLSDLDREGNRRNRHQRFYSTPQIGPDYRTNNTANSTFVTTGSFDRKKRSKFSLWSKLFKSRSEKFEKKHKSPSHESHASDSASLSPSWFSTILNGRRIKQQSSLATVEESIAGAERRHHCQTNKRGMSPAIISESDEEECESHGRSPISQKFQQSPMTIPGSAKREKLGHKQNVSGFAFCLSPLVRASPNRNWNQKVMPPEVSFSGNLRVPGKPHLCANRSRKIADFGRVNHNR
- the LOC111799804 gene encoding uncharacterized protein LOC111799804 isoform X1 — protein: MRCKKHQFDCSSSIGVCASCLRERLFLIIAAQAQAEKQSEIRAAVSGDNRAAEDRPLPPPPLVFLRSVSPYDHRLKSDEGLLSDLDREGNRRNRHQRFYSTPQIGPDYRTNNTANSTFVTTGSFDRKKRSKFSLWSKLFKSRSEKFEKKHKSPSHESHASDSASLSPSWFSTILNGRRIKQQSSLATVEESIAGAERRHHCQTIQRGMSPAIISESDEEECESHGRSPISQKFQQSPMTIPGSAKREKLGHKQNVSGFAFCLSPLVRASPNRNWNQKVMPPEVSFSGNLRVPGKPHLCANRSRKIADFGRVNHNR